The following proteins come from a genomic window of Gossypium raimondii isolate GPD5lz chromosome 5, ASM2569854v1, whole genome shotgun sequence:
- the LOC128041039 gene encoding uncharacterized protein LOC128041039, which produces MAPKELIELKAQLQELLDHGFICPSASPWWALVLFVKKKDAPLTKLLHKGVPFAWTKAQQSSFEKLNFVLTQAPVLIQPESGKEFVVYSEASHVGLGCLLKDYDCTIEYHSGKANVVVDALSRRARTNLRVLFTHISLFDDGVESGSTSDFGLGKDGILCFRGRVCVPNDSDMRQSIPREVHSSPYVMHPGGNKMYRDLRELYWWLGLKREVTYFVVNQLPSGLLQPVKIPLRKWERVTMDFISGLPLTPTKKDSFWKKLHEALGSRLDFSTAWEEFLPLAKFAYNISFQSSIQIAPYEALYSRKCRTLLCWIALGERRILGPELVFEIEHKVRLIRDRLKAILDRQKFYTDLKRRDIEYVMGDFVFLKLDLPLELDHIHDVFHVSMMRQNWSNPSHIVSVEEIEVRPDLTFKEKSVQSSNRDTKVLRRKSIPLVQVLWQNHGTKEAT; this is translated from the exons atggcaccgaaggagcttatAGAGCTTAAAGCTCAACTTCAAGAGCTTCTGGATCATGGTTTCATCTGCCCTAGTGCGTCTCCTTGGTGGGCACTGGTtctatttgtaaagaaaaaggatg CTCCTCTGACTAAGCTTCTGCATAAGGGAGTTCCTTTTGCCTGGACTAAAGCACAACAATCGAGCTTCGAGAAGCTCAATTTTGTTCTAACTCAGGCTCCTGTTTTGATACAGCCTGAATCTGGTAAGGAGTTTGTAGTGTACAGTGAGGCATCGCAcgtcggtttgggatgt CTACTCAAAGATTATGACTGTACGATAGAGTATCATtctggtaaggccaatgtggtggtcgATGCTCTCAGTCGTAGAGCGAGGACTAATTTGAGAGTTTTGTTCACCCATATTAGTCTGTTTGATGATGGGG TTGAGAGTGGTAGTACTTCTGATTTTGGACTGGGTAAGGATGGAATTCTGTGTTTCCGAGGTCGGGTTTGTGTACCGAATGATTCTGATATGAGACAGTCGATTCCTAGAGAggtgcatagtagcccttatgttATGCATCCCGGtggtaataagatgtatcgagatCTCCGTGAACTATACTGGTGGTTGGGTTTGAAACGTGAGGTAACATATTTTGTTGTTAACCAATTACCTTCGGGTTTGCTACAACCTGTTAAGATTCCATTAAGGAAATGGGAGCGAGTGACGATGGACTTCATTAGTGGGTTGCCCttgacacccactaagaaggattct TTCTGGAAGAAACTGCATGAGGCTTTGGGTTCgagattggacttcagtactgc ttgggaggaatTTCTGCCGTTAGCTAAGTTTGCCTACAATATTAGTTTCCAATCTAGCATTCAGAtagcaccttacgaggctttgtatagtcgtaagtgtcgtactctACTATGTTGGATTGCGTTGGGTGAGCGTCGAattttgggtcctgagttggttttCGAGATTGAACATAAGGTTAGACTGATTCGGGATCGCCTGAAGGCAATTCTTGATAGACAGAAGTTCTATACAGATCTAAAAAGAAGAGATATCGAGTATGTTATGGGTGACTTCGTATTCCTTAAG TTAGACCTACCTCTAGAGTTGGACCAtatccatgatgtgtttcacgtctCGATGATGAGGCAGAATTGGTCTAATCCATCTCACATTGTCtctgttgaggagatcgaggttagaccAGATTTGACTTTTAAGGAGAAGTCGGTTCAGAGTTCAAATCGAGATACTAAGGTTCTGAGGAGGAAGTCCATACCGTTAGTGCAGGTTCTGTGGCAAAATCATGGCACTAAGGAAGCCACATGA